AAGAAGGTGACGTCACGGTCGGTCGAGACGCCTTGGGCGCCTCCCACCACAGGCACCCGCCCGTTGGCGAGCGTCTCTCGCAGCCGGTCGGCGCGCACGTCGACGATCTTCGCCCTGGTGTGGTCGGTGTCGGTGATGATCCCCGCCTGGCTGCCCGTGAAGCTGTCGGAGGGGATCCCGGCGTCGTGGAGGGCCATGCACAGGAGCGCCATCGCCTTGCGCTCGCCTGCCGTGATCAGCATGTCCATTTCGCGCCCCGGGTGGGTCCCCGACACCTGCGCGGCAAGGTGCAGCAAATCGTCGGTCTCGCTGCCCATGGCGGAAACCGCCACCACGACCTGGTTGCCCCGCTTGACGGTACGTGCGACGTAGTCGGCCACGTTGCGCATCCGCTCGGCGTCGCCCACAGACGTCCCGCCGAACTTCATCACCAACAGGGCCACGACCCTCAAGGGTACCAGTGGGGTGGTGGCGGCCCCCGGCGGTTTGGGGCGGCGGCCGCGGCTAGGCCTGTTGGCGCCGCGGCTAGCTTTGTGCGCCGTGCCTACCGACAAAAGAGCCCGCCAGCGCGCAGGGCGCGCAGCGCGCATGGCCGAACTTCAGCGCGCACAAAAGAGGCGCAGCCGCATCCGGCGCGGTGTGATCATCGGTGTCGTGGTGGCCGTGGCAGTCGGCCTGGCCGTGTACACCGGCACGCGGGGCGGTTCGTCGAAGAAGGTCAACACGGGTACCGGCACCTCGACGACGGCTCCCGGCACGACCACTCCCGGGACCGCTTCCACCGTCCCGTTGGGCACCGGCCTGGCCGTCCGGACGGCCCCGGCGGTCAGCGCCAACTGCTCTACGCCGGCCGGAGGCGCGACAGGATCAGGCGCCGCGACGGCATCCGGCAACGGTGTGTCGATCGTGCCGGCGCCGGCCCACGTGCCGTTCCCGAACCTCGACGGGTCATCGCCCCGCTACACCAAGTTCTCCTCCGCCCCGCCGTTCTGCATCGATCCGACGAAGACCTACAACGCGACTGTCAAGACCGACGCGGGCAGCTTCGTCATCGAGCTTCTGCCCAAGTACGCGCCGGTCACGGTCAACAACTTCGTCTTCCTCGCCGGCTACCACTTCTACGACGGGATCGTGTTCCACCGGGTCATCCCTGGCTTCATGGACCAAGTCGGTGACCCGACGGCGACGGGGAGCAGCGGCCCGGGGTACTCGTTTGCGGACGAGCTGCCGTCGGCCAGCTCTGCTTACGGCACGGGTATCGTCGCCATGGCCAACAGCGGCCCGAACACGAACGGATCGCAGTTCTTCATCGTCGTCCCGGGCGGAGGTTCGGGGCTGTCACCGTCGTACAGCGTTTTCGGCCAGGTGACGTCGGGCATGGACGTGGTCGAGAAGATCAATTCCGACGGGTCCCAGGCGGGCACGCCGGCGAAGTACCACAAGATCCTGTCCGTCAGCATCACCGCCTCCTAGGAGCGTTCACTTTGGCTTCAACCACCCCGTGCCCCTCCCCCGAAGGGTCGAGCCCCAAGCAGCAGCAGTTCGACGGCCCGCCGCCGATGTGCATAGACGCCTCGAAGCGCTACAGCGCGCAGATGGTCACGTCGAAGGGCGCCATGACGATCGCTCTCGACCCCATCGCCGCTCCGCAGACCGTCAACAACTTCGTCTTCCTCGCCCGCTACCACTACTTCGAAGGGATCGTCTTCCACCGGATCATCCCCGGGTTCGTCCTGCAGGGTGGCGACCCGACAGGTACCGGTCGCGGCGGACCCGGTTACCGGTTCGCCGACGAGCTGCCACCGCCGGGACGCTACGAGCTGGGATCGCTGGCGATGGCCAACGCCGGTCCGGACACCAACGGGAGCCAGTTCTTCGTCATCAGCGGGGCGTCAGGGGTGCGGCTGCCTCCGCAGTACTCGTTGTTCGGCAAGGTGGTCGCAGGGCTGGACGTCGTCGCGGCGATCGACGCTGTGGGGACCCAGTCCGGGACACCAACCGAGACCGTCACCATCGACTCGGTGACGATCACCGAGTCCGAATAAGCCTCTGCCCGCCGGGCCGCGAGTACTAGCGGTTCCTGAGGACCTCCAGGCCCGCCGGCTTCCCGTCCACGTACACGGTCACACCGCCGGCGCCGGCGGTGCGCCACGACCCGTCACCGTCGCGGATCAAGGCAGTGCGCTCATCGATCGCTGCAATCCGCAGGTGGCCCGTGGCGAGCTGCACCGTGCGGTTGGCCTTCTCCTCGGACCAGGTGTCGTAATGGGGCAGGACCGCCAGTTGCGGGATGAGCCCGAGCCCCAGTGTCAGCGCACCCCCGCGTGGATCGACCATCGGATCCCCCAACACCATCGCGCCGGCGCTCGACCCGGCCACTACAGCACCGGAGTGCCAGGCGCCGACGAGCGCCGACCAGGCCGGCGTGTCCTTGAGGACCGAGCGAAGGTGCATTGGCGAGCCGCCCGACAGGTAGATGAACCTGGCGCCGGCGACGATCTTCACCTGGTCGTCGTCGACAGCGTCGGACCGGGACAGGATCATCGCCGGGCGGACCGTCGCGCCGAATTCGGCGAACCAGGCGGCCGCCTTATCGACGGCCCTTTGCGGGTGCTCATAAGCGGCGGCGGTCGGGAGCACGACCACTTCGGATTTGCCCGACTGCTCCCAGAGATCGCGGTCGAAGTCGCAGCCGGGGGTCCATTCTCCGCCGCCCACCAGCGCCAGCGTGCCGGGTGTGAGACTGGTGCCGGTGGGGTCGTCCGTACCGGTGGGGTCGTCGGCGCCGGGGTCGCCGTGGTCCGCTTCGCTCATCGCCGGTCACCGTAGCGGGCCGCCGCCGGCGCCTCGGCGGTTGCGCGGGGACTGACGGGGCTGAGGGGTGCACCGGGGCTGACGGGTGCGCCGGCAAAGGCAGGCGCACCCGTCTGATTCCCGCGGGGGTGGCAGACCCCTTCTCCGCGTAGGCCACTGTAGCGGGGGTTGGCGGTTTCGGCACCCGGTGCATCCGATGGGAGAATGTCGCCGTGACCACACCCTCGAATGACGCCGCCGGCGCCCGGCTGACCCAGCCGGACCGGCCCTGGGTGATGCGCACCTACTCCGGGCACTCCACCGCAAAAGCCTCGAACGAGCTCTACCGGACGAACCTGGCGAAGGGCCAGACCGGCCTGTCCATCGCCTTCGACCTGCCGACCCAGACCGGTTACGACCCGGACGCGCCGGAAGCTCGCGGCGAGGTCGGAAAGGTCGGCGTGCCCGTGGTGCACAAGGGCCACATGGCCGAACTGCTGGAGGGGATACCTCTCGAGCAGATGAATACCTCGATGACGATCAACGCCACAGCAGCCTGGCTGCTCGGCCTCTACGTCGCCTGCGCCGACGACACCGGCGCGCCACGCGCCGCCCTCACCGGCACCACGCAAAACGACATCGTCAAGGAATACCTCTCCCGCGGCACCTACATATTCCCGCCGGCGCCGAGCCGGCGCCTGACCGTCGACACGATCGCGTGGGCGGTGCGCAACCTCCCCAAGTGGAACCCGATCAACGTGTGCAGCTACCACCTTCAAGAAGCTGGTGCCACACCTGTCCAGGAGTTGGCGTTCGCGCTGGCGACGGCGGTGGGCGTGGTCGACGCAGTGCGCGATTCCAAGCAGCTGGAAGAAGACGAACTGCCGGCCGTGGTGGGACGGATCTCTTTCTTCTGCAACGCAGGCATCCGCTTCGTCGAGGAGACGTGCAAGATGCGCGCGTTCACCCGCATGTGGGACCGCATCTGCCTGGAGCGCTGGGGAGTCGACGATCCGAAGCTTCGCCGTTTCCGCTACGGGGTCCAGGTGAACTCGCTCGGGCTCACCGAGCAGCAACCCGAGAACAACGTCCCCCGTATCGCCCTCGAAGCCCTCGGTGTCATCCTGTCCCGCGATGCCCGGGCACGCGCGATTCAGCTCCCCGCGTGGAACGAGGCGCTCGGGCTGCCGCATCCCTGGGACCAGCAGTGGTCCCTGCGGATCCAGCAGATCCTCGCCTTCGAGACGGACCTGCTCGAGTACCCGGACCTCCTCGACGGTTCACACGTGGTCGAGGCGCGTACAACGGAGCTGATCGAGGCTGCGTCGGAGGAGCTTTCCGCGATCCTCGGTGACGGCGGCGCCTTCGAATCGATCGAGCGGATGAAGTCCGCGCTCGTGGTGAGCCAGTCGGAGCGGACACGGCGAATCGAATCCGGCGATGCGATCGTAGTTGGTGTCAACCGTTTCACCACGTCCGAGCCGTCGCCGCTTGACGTCGAAGGGGCCGTGCTGCGGGTCGATCCCGCTGTGGAAGCCGAGCTGGTCGAGGACGTGGTCAGGTGGAGGAAAGAGAGGGACGGGAGCGCGGTGCAAGCGGCCCTTGACGAGTTACGCCGAGCGGCTGAGAGCCCGGGCGTCAATGTGATGCCGGCGACGATCCAGCTCGCACACGCCCGCGGGACCACCGGCGAGTGGGCGACCGCGTTGCGGGAGGTGTGGGGCGAGTACCGGGCGCCGACGGGCGTGGGGAGGGCGGCCGTGGCACGTGACGACGGTTTCACCACAGCCCGCTCGCGGGTGGGAGCCGTCACGGCGCGGCGCGGAGCCCCGCCGCGGTTGCTGGTGGCGAAGCCCGGCCTCGACGGCCACAGCAACGGCGCGGAGCAGATCGCCGTGGCAGCCCGTGACGCCGGCTTCGAGGTGGTGTACCAGGGGATCCGCCAGACGCCGGCGCAGATCGCCGCAGTTGCGCGCGACGAGGACGTGGACGTGGTGGGCCTTTCGATCCTGTCAGGCAGCCACCTGGAGTTGGTTCGCGAGGTGATGGGCGGCCTGCGCGACGCCGGCGTGTCGGTGCCCGTCGTGGTCGGGGGGATCATCCCTCCCGGTGACGAGGCGGAGCTGCGGGCGGCCGGTGTGGCTGCGGTGTACACACCGAAGGACTTCGAGCTGGGTCGAATAGTCGCCGAGCTGGCTGGGCTCGTCTGAAACGATCGGACGGGTGGGTCCCCTCTTCTCTGTCCACTTCTCCCGCTTGGAGCGCGCCGTAAGCGGACAGGGCTCGCGCCGGCCTGGCGGTTCGGCGTGAACTCTGTACCCTCATGACTCAAGCGAGCGCGGCGGCGAGGTCGCGGCGAGCGTCCTCGAGGTGCTTGCGGACCGTGCCGCCGGCGATGCCAAGCGCCTCGGCCGCTTCGCGGACGGGCAGACCGACCACGAGGCACATGACAGCGCACGACCGCCGGCGGGGCGGCATCGCGGCGAGGGCCGCCTCGATCGCGACGGATGATGCGGCGGCGGATCCGGTCGGGTCGGGCGGGTTGCGCTCAGCGGTAGCGGGTGGCCGGCGGGCAGCCTTGCGCTGGGCCTTGGCCAGGAGACGGAACCCCGCGGTGTACACATAGCCGGTGGGGTTCGGGCCGCGGCTGACCCGGCTCCAGTGCACGAGCGCCCTGGCGAAGGCCTCTTGTGCCGCGTCCTCCGCGGCCGCGGAGTCGGCGCCGGCGAGACGGAGGGCGCGGACCAGGCGGTGGTAGTGGCTCTGGTAGCAGTAAACGAAGTCAACCGTTGGCAGGTCCGCGATGGGTTCTCTGGCGGCTCCGGCCGCGGCTGGCGGGTCGGGTGGGAGAACCTGCACCGCCACCATCGTGTCAGCCGGCGGCTTCCTAGCCGCCGGACCCATTGGTGCCGGATCCCGTAGTGCCGGATCCCGTCCTAGGGATGGTCGGGCTGGGGGCACGGGCAGGGGCAGGGGCGGGTGCCGGAGTGGGGCAGGCGACCGCCGCCGAGCCGGAGACACCCGCGCTAGCTGAGCCCGAGCCGACCGTCCCCGAGCCGGCAGAGCCCGAACCGGCAGAGCCCGAGCCGACAGAGCCCTGGGTGGGCGTCACGACCGGCAGCCACTGGACGGGCGTGGTCGCCAAGGAGTGACCGGAGGAGTCGAGCGCGGTCAGGGTCCCTACCGTCTCCTGGGTGACCTTGCCCGACTGGAACCAGGCCGCCGGCGCAGCGAGGACCGCCCATCCCTGAACCGGGGTCATCTCGTCGGTGGCCCCGCCGGTGAAGTCCATGCGGACCTTGCTGACGGCGGAGTTGGTCTGCAGCACAACGACGGCGACCGGGTCGCCCTCGGCGTCGCCCACCACCGTGGTTTGCTCGCTGAGAATCATCGACCCGAGCTGCTGAACCACGAACCCGCTCCCGGCTGTGGCCACCATGTCCGGTGTCGATACCTCGGCTTGGAAGTGGGAGCCGGCCGTCCCGCACTCGGTACTGCCCGCTGAGCTGAGGGGCATCATTAGGGGGGTCGCGACCAGGTAGCCGCGGATATCGATCCCGTTGGCCTGCCGGGTGAACAGACGAGTGAACCTGTTCGGCTCCGGGAGAGCGGCCGACGGCCCGCCGGCGATCTGGGCGCCGCTCGGGGCCTGGGACGATGCGCGGGTGCTCGACCCGGACGCAGGCGAGGTGGCGACGACCTGCCGGGCGGACCCTCCGGTGGTCGACACCGCGTACCCCACCCCCCCACCGGCGGCCACGGCAACCACACCGGCCAGGGCGGCGGCACGCCAGCGCATGCGCCGTCCCGCCCTCGCGACGATCGCGTGAAGGTCGTCGGAGCCGGACACATCCCCATCACCGAGGAGGCCTCCCATCCGCGGATCCACTGGTTGCATACCCTCTATAACCCCCGAGGGCAGCGTTTCGCGTACTAAAGAGGTTCGCGAACCTCTTCAGATGCCGCCACGCTCCACCCAAGGACGCTCGCGGCGAATCGTCGTCGGGCGCGACCACCACCGGCCGGAGAAGCGCCAAGGGCCGGGACGCTCGGGCTCTTGCGCCGCCAGGACCACCGGCCGCGGCCAGGCCATCTCCACCGCCGCCACGATCGCTGCGAGTTCCTCAGGGGAAGGGTCGGCCGCCACTAAAGGGGCACGTTACCGTGCTTGCGCTTCGGCAGCTCCTCCCGCTTGGAGCGCAAAAGGTCGAGCGAACGGGCCAGCACCTTGCGGGTGTCCGCAGGGTCGATCACGTCGTCGACGTAGCCGCGCTCCGCTGCGAGGTACGGGTTGGCGAACTTCTCCGTGTACTCCTCGACCAGCTGCGCGCGGCGGGACGCCGCGTCAGGCGAGGTGGCCAGCTCGCGGCGGTAAACGATGTCCACCGCGCCTTGTGGTCCCATCACCGCCAGCTCCGCGGACGGCCACGCGAACGCGAGGTCGGCGCCGATGGACTTGGAGTTCATGACGACGTAGGCACCGCCGTAAGCCTTGCGGGTGATGATCTGGATGCGGGGAACCGTGGACTCGCAGTAGGCGTAGAGCAGCTTGGCCCCGTGACGGATGATCCCCCCGTACTCCTGGTCGGTTCCGGGCATGAAACCGGGGACGTCGACGAAAGTGACGAGCGGGATGTTGAACGAGTCGCACGTGCGCACGAACCGTGCACCCTTCTCGGAGCTCTCGATGTCGAGCACGCCGGCGAGGTTCTGTGGCTGGTTGCCGACTATGCCCACGACGTGCCCGTCGATGCGGGCGAAGCCGCATACCAGGTTCATCGCCCAAAGCGAGTGGTACTCCACGAAGTCGCCGTCGTCGACGACCGCTGTGATGACCTTCTTCATGTCGTAGGGCTGGTTGGGGCTGGCGGGGATCAAGCCCCGCAGCTCCGGCGTCGAACGCTCGGGGTCGTCGCCGGTCTCGAGGCGCGGCGGCTCCTCCATGTTGTTGGACGGGAGGAAGCCGAGCAGGTAGCGCACCTCGTCGAGGCAGCTCTTCTCGTCGGCCGCGACGAAAGCCGCGACACCCGACTTGGTGGCGTGAGTGAGCGCGCCGCCGAGCTGTTCGAGAGTCACCTCCTCACCGGTCACGGTCTTCACCACGTCCGGGCCGGTGATGAACATCTGGGAGGTGTCGCGCACCATGAAGATGAAGTCGGTCATCGCCGGGCTATAGACGGCGCCGCCGGCGCACGATCCCATGATCACGCTGACCTGGGGGATCACGCCCGACGAGTCGACGTTTCGCTTGAAGATCCCGCCGAAGTAGTGCAGACCTACGACGCCTTCCTGCACGCGCGCGCCGCCGCCGTCGTTGATGCCGATCATCGGCACACCGAGCGAGGTGGCGAGATCCATGATCTTGTGGACCTTCTCGCCGAACACCTCACCGAGGGATCCTCCATTGACGGTGAAGTCCTGGGAGAAGATGCAGACCTTGCGACCGTCGATCGTGCCGAAGCCGGTGATCACACCGTCTGTGTAGGGCCGCTTGTCATCGGGCAGTCCCGGGGCCCTCGTGCGAGCGAGCATGTCGAGCTCCTGGAACGACCCCTCGTCCAGCAGGTAGTCGATCCGCTCCCTCGCCGTCATCTTGCCCTTGGAGTGCTGGCGCTCGATGGCGTGGGGCGGCCCGGCGTGGATGGCCTGCTCCTTGCGGCGGGCCAGTTCCTCGAGGCGTTCGGACATCGGGTGCTCTGACATCGGTCCAAAGGGTACTGCCGGCGCCACCAACGCCCCCATTCGGCGTGGCCGTTCGAGCGGCAAGACTGCCAGGTGTGGCCACTCCCGCAGCTCCGGCGAACAGGCGGGCGGTCGAGCCTCCTCCGACCCGCTGGGAGTTCCCCTCGGACCCTCGCGCGCTCGCCAGGGCAGCTCAACAGAGCGGGGGGGAGGTCGTGGCCGTCGGGGCCGACCTCGAACCGGGAACGCTGCTGGCCGCGTACCGGTCCGGGTTGTTCCCGATGCCGGCGAGGCGCGGTCTTCCTGGCTGGTGGTCACCAGAACCCCGTGGGGTCATCCCGCTGAACGCTGGAGGCTTGAAGGTGTCGCGCTCGCTCCGCAGGTCGTGCGCACATTTCGAGGTCCGCGTCGACACCGCGTTCGAAGAGGTGATCGCTGCGTGCGCCGACAAGCGCCGGCCTGGCAGGTGGATCGACCGTGACATCGTGCGTGCATACACCCGGCTGCACGAATGGGGTTGGGTGCACAGCGTGGAGGCCTGGGATGACAAGGGCGTGCTGGCCGGTGGGCTCTACGGCGTCGCGGTGGGCGGCCTCTTCGCCGGCGAGTCGATGTTCCACCGGCAGACCGACGCGTCGAAGGTCGCTCTGATTCGACTCGTCGAAATTCTGCGCGCAGCGGGCGACGCCGAGCGCCGGCTCCTCGACGTCCAATGGGTGACACCGCATCTCGAGTCGCTCGGGGCGGTAGGCGTGACACGCGAGGAATACCACCGCCGGCTCGAGGTGGCGCTCAGTCTCCCCCAGCCGGAGTGCTTCGGCGGCTAGCCGCAAGACGGTCGGCACGTGCGGCTAGCGAGGCCGAGTCCAAGACACCCGCTGCGAACGCGCCGAACTTGGCGTCGGGGCCCGACCAGAGCAGCTCCGAAACGCCGGATATCACGGGCGGTTCGGTTCTGAGCGTGGCGAGATCCCGAAAGAGCATCGCCAGGCCCCTGGATGCGGCGAGCGTCGCGGCGAGAGTCCCGCCAGCCCGGACATTCACTTTCCATTGGGCCCCCGAATCCGGGATCGACTCGAGATGCCCGTATACAGCGAGCACCGCGGCAGCCGACTTGGCGCCCCAGCCCGGCAGTCCGGGGAATCCGTCGGCGCTGTCGCCGACCAACGCGAGGTAGTCGGGGATCGACGCCGGCGGGACACCGAACTTCGCCACTACACCCTGCTCGTCGATGATGGCTCCCTTGCGCCGGTCGAGCTGCACGACGCGGGTGCCGGTGACGCACTGGGCCAGGTCCTTGTCGGGAGTGCAGACCACCACTTGGTCCACCGTGGGATCCGAAGCAGCTACAGCCGCGGCGGATGCAAGCGCGTCGTCAGCTTCGAGCTCGACCATCGGCCAAACGGCCGCGCCCATCAGGGCGAGCGCCTCCTCCAGTAAGCCGAACTGGCCGAGCAGCAACGGGTCGACGCCGGCGCTCGTCTTGTAGCCCGGCCACATGTCGTTGCGAAACGACTCGATCACATGATCCGTGGCCACCCCCACGTGAGTCGCCCCATCCTCAATCAGGGCCAGCACCGACGAGAGAACTCCGCGGACGGCCGCCACCTCCTGGCCGGCCGAGTTCGCATGCGGCGGCGCTCCGAAGAAATGCCGGAACAGCTCGTAGGTTCCGTCGACGAGATGGACCCTCACGCGCATGGCGGTTCAGCATGGTAGGTCGGTACGGTGCAGCGCAGTGACATGGTTGATATGCGACTACGGGGAGGTGATCAGCCTCCCCCAACCCGCCGGCGACCTGGCGGCCATCGAGGCGGCGGCGGGCGTCCAAGGCGACGGGCAGAGCTTCTGGAAGGCGTACTGGCGACACCGCCCTTCCTACGACCGGGCTGATGTCACCGCGGCCGAATACTGGCGGGCTGTCACCGGCCGCGCGGTCAACTCCGACGCGTTGGAACACCTCGCCCGAGCCGACGTGGGAAGCTGGCTGCATCCCAACCCCGACAGCATCTCTGCTGTTGCCGAGTTAAAGGAGAGAGGCGTGCGGCTGGCCCTTTTCTCCAACGCGCCGGCCGAACTGGCCAGAGAGCTGCAGTCCGCGCCCTGGCTGGGGTCTTTTTCCGAGAAGTTCTTCAGCTGCGACCTGAACGCGGTGAAGCCCGCCCACGACTCGTACCTGGCCGTGCTCGAGTCATTGGGCGCTCACCCGGAAGAGGTCGTGTTCGTCGATGACCGGCCGGCGAACGTCGCCGGCGCCCAAGCCGTCGGTATCCGGGCGTTCGTCTTCGAAGGCCCGGCGCAGTTGGCCAGACTCGTCTAGCTGTTCGCGCCATCGTGGGCGTCGCAGCGAACCTCTCTAGGCAGGCTCAGGCGTCAGGATCTCGTAGCCGTCCTCGGTCACGAGGATGGTGTGCTCGAACTGCGCGGTGCGCCGGCCGTCGGCGGTCACCGCGGTCCACCCGTTGTCCCACATCTTCTCGCGCCAGGTGCCAAGGGTGATCATCGGTTCGATGGTGAACACCATCCCGGGCTCCATGACGGTGGACGCCTCGGGTGTGTAGTAGTGCGGGACACTCGGCGACGTGTGGAACTGCTCTCCGATCCCGTGCCCGACGAACATCCGGACGACGCCGAGGCCATTGCTCGACGCGTGCGTTTCGATCGCACGCCCGATGTCGGAAAGAGGCCGCCCAGGGCGCGCGGCCTCGATTCCCAAACGGCGGCACTCGCGTGTCGCCTCGACGAGCCTGCGCGACTCCGCGTCGACTTCGCCGACGTAGAAAGTCGCGTTGCAGTCGCCGTGGACGCCGTCGATGTATGCGGTCACGTCGATGTTCACGATGTCTCCGTCGAAGAGAGGTCGGTCGTCGGGGATGCCGTGGCAGATGACCTCGTTGACCGACGTGCAGATCGACTTCGGATAACCGTGGTAGTTGAGCGTCGAGGGGAAGGCGCCGCGCTCGATGTACGCCCCGTGGGCGATGACGTCGAGTTCGTCCGTCGTCACTCCCGGCGCGACAGCTGCACCGGTCACCGCCAACACCTCGGCGGCTATGCGCCCCGCCACGCGGATGCGCTCGATCACGTCGGCGGACTTGACCATCGGCTCATCGCGGCGCTCGGGTATGCCGGTGCGGTAGTAGTCGGTGGGCACGATCCCGTCCGGCACTCCAAGCATGGGGCTCACGTCACCTGGCAGAACCCGGCCCTCTGTCGCCTTGTGGCAGCGCTTGTACTTGCGGCCGCTGCCGCACCAGCAGGGGTCGTTGGATCTGGGGATCCGGGTAGAAGTCTGCGTCGCGGGTGCCGTCACTCCTGCACCAGCTCTATCAACGTCCCGAACGCGGTCTTGGGGTGCAAGAACGCGACAGTCGTGCCGCGCGAACCCGGCCTCGGGGTCTCGTCGATCGCGCGCGCGCCGGCGGAGACGGCTTGCTTCAGCGCTTCCGCGCAGTCGTCGACGCGGTAACCCACGTGGTGCAGCCCTTCACCCTTGGTATCGAGGTACTTGGCGACCGGCGAGTCCTCGCGTGTCGGTGTCAGCAGCTGGATGTACGAATCGGCGACGGAGAGCAGAGCCTCCTCCACCCCGTCGCGCTCGACAACCTCACGGTGGGTCACGGTCGCGCCGAACGTCTGCTTGTACCAGTCGACCGCCGCGTCGAGATCCCGGACCGCGATAGCGACATGGTCCACTTCGGTCAGCGCCATCCGCCCAGGCTACCGCCGCGCCGGGCGGTCGTAGACTGGGCGGCATGCCAGGTTCAGTCATGGTCGCCGGCGCACGCACCCCGATCGGCAGGCTTTCCGGAGCGCTCTCGGGCTTCTCGGCGGCGCAACTCGGCGCGGTCGCGATCCGGGAGGCTCTTCGGCGGGCCTCGATGCGGCCGGAGGACGTGGACTACGTGATCATGGGGCAGGTACTGCTTGCGGGCACGGGCCAGGTGCCGGCCCGCCAGGCGGCGACCGCAGCGGGGATCCCGATGACCACGCCGGCGACGGTGGTCAACAAGGTCTGTCTTTCGGGTCTCAACGCGATCTACCAGGCGGACCTGATGATCTCGGCGGGCGACGCGGATGTCGTCGTGGCGGGCGGCATGGAGTCGATGACAAACGCGCCGCACCTGCTGCTCGGCGCTCGGCAGGGCTACCGCCTCGGCGATGCCGTCCTGCGCGACGCCATGATGTACGACGGTCTCGAGGA
This is a stretch of genomic DNA from Acidimicrobiales bacterium. It encodes these proteins:
- a CDS encoding peptidylprolyl isomerase is translated as MASTTPCPSPEGSSPKQQQFDGPPPMCIDASKRYSAQMVTSKGAMTIALDPIAAPQTVNNFVFLARYHYFEGIVFHRIIPGFVLQGGDPTGTGRGGPGYRFADELPPPGRYELGSLAMANAGPDTNGSQFFVISGASGVRLPPQYSLFGKVVAGLDVVAAIDAVGTQSGTPTETVTIDSVTITESE
- a CDS encoding acyl-CoA carboxylase subunit beta, with translation MSEHPMSERLEELARRKEQAIHAGPPHAIERQHSKGKMTARERIDYLLDEGSFQELDMLARTRAPGLPDDKRPYTDGVITGFGTIDGRKVCIFSQDFTVNGGSLGEVFGEKVHKIMDLATSLGVPMIGINDGGGARVQEGVVGLHYFGGIFKRNVDSSGVIPQVSVIMGSCAGGAVYSPAMTDFIFMVRDTSQMFITGPDVVKTVTGEEVTLEQLGGALTHATKSGVAAFVAADEKSCLDEVRYLLGFLPSNNMEEPPRLETGDDPERSTPELRGLIPASPNQPYDMKKVITAVVDDGDFVEYHSLWAMNLVCGFARIDGHVVGIVGNQPQNLAGVLDIESSEKGARFVRTCDSFNIPLVTFVDVPGFMPGTDQEYGGIIRHGAKLLYAYCESTVPRIQIITRKAYGGAYVVMNSKSIGADLAFAWPSAELAVMGPQGAVDIVYRRELATSPDAASRRAQLVEEYTEKFANPYLAAERGYVDDVIDPADTRKVLARSLDLLRSKREELPKRKHGNVPL
- a CDS encoding sigma-70 family RNA polymerase sigma factor, with amino-acid sequence MQVLPPDPPAAAGAAREPIADLPTVDFVYCYQSHYHRLVRALRLAGADSAAAEDAAQEAFARALVHWSRVSRGPNPTGYVYTAGFRLLAKAQRKAARRPPATAERNPPDPTGSAAASSVAIEAALAAMPPRRRSCAVMCLVVGLPVREAAEALGIAGGTVRKHLEDARRDLAAALA
- a CDS encoding 5'-3' exonuclease H3TH domain-containing protein — encoded protein: MRVRVHLVDGTYELFRHFFGAPPHANSAGQEVAAVRGVLSSVLALIEDGATHVGVATDHVIESFRNDMWPGYKTSAGVDPLLLGQFGLLEEALALMGAAVWPMVELEADDALASAAAVAASDPTVDQVVVCTPDKDLAQCVTGTRVVQLDRRKGAIIDEQGVVAKFGVPPASIPDYLALVGDSADGFPGLPGWGAKSAAAVLAVYGHLESIPDSGAQWKVNVRAGGTLAATLAASRGLAMLFRDLATLRTEPPVISGVSELLWSGPDAKFGAFAAGVLDSASLAARADRLAASRRSTPAGGD
- a CDS encoding Type 1 glutamine amidotransferase-like domain-containing protein, whose translation is MSEADHGDPGADDPTGTDDPTGTSLTPGTLALVGGGEWTPGCDFDRDLWEQSGKSEVVVLPTAAAYEHPQRAVDKAAAWFAEFGATVRPAMILSRSDAVDDDQVKIVAGARFIYLSGGSPMHLRSVLKDTPAWSALVGAWHSGAVVAGSSAGAMVLGDPMVDPRGGALTLGLGLIPQLAVLPHYDTWSEEKANRTVQLATGHLRIAAIDERTALIRDGDGSWRTAGAGGVTVYVDGKPAGLEVLRNR
- a CDS encoding protein meaA; protein product: MTTPSNDAAGARLTQPDRPWVMRTYSGHSTAKASNELYRTNLAKGQTGLSIAFDLPTQTGYDPDAPEARGEVGKVGVPVVHKGHMAELLEGIPLEQMNTSMTINATAAWLLGLYVACADDTGAPRAALTGTTQNDIVKEYLSRGTYIFPPAPSRRLTVDTIAWAVRNLPKWNPINVCSYHLQEAGATPVQELAFALATAVGVVDAVRDSKQLEEDELPAVVGRISFFCNAGIRFVEETCKMRAFTRMWDRICLERWGVDDPKLRRFRYGVQVNSLGLTEQQPENNVPRIALEALGVILSRDARARAIQLPAWNEALGLPHPWDQQWSLRIQQILAFETDLLEYPDLLDGSHVVEARTTELIEAASEELSAILGDGGAFESIERMKSALVVSQSERTRRIESGDAIVVGVNRFTTSEPSPLDVEGAVLRVDPAVEAELVEDVVRWRKERDGSAVQAALDELRRAAESPGVNVMPATIQLAHARGTTGEWATALREVWGEYRAPTGVGRAAVARDDGFTTARSRVGAVTARRGAPPRLLVAKPGLDGHSNGAEQIAVAARDAGFEVVYQGIRQTPAQIAAVARDEDVDVVGLSILSGSHLELVREVMGGLRDAGVSVPVVVGGIIPPGDEAELRAAGVAAVYTPKDFELGRIVAELAGLV
- a CDS encoding peptidylprolyl isomerase gives rise to the protein MPTDKRARQRAGRAARMAELQRAQKRRSRIRRGVIIGVVVAVAVGLAVYTGTRGGSSKKVNTGTGTSTTAPGTTTPGTASTVPLGTGLAVRTAPAVSANCSTPAGGATGSGAATASGNGVSIVPAPAHVPFPNLDGSSPRYTKFSSAPPFCIDPTKTYNATVKTDAGSFVIELLPKYAPVTVNNFVFLAGYHFYDGIVFHRVIPGFMDQVGDPTATGSSGPGYSFADELPSASSAYGTGIVAMANSGPNTNGSQFFIVVPGGGSGLSPSYSVFGQVTSGMDVVEKINSDGSQAGTPAKYHKILSVSITAS
- the aat gene encoding leucyl/phenylalanyl-tRNA--protein transferase; this translates as MATPAAPANRRAVEPPPTRWEFPSDPRALARAAQQSGGEVVAVGADLEPGTLLAAYRSGLFPMPARRGLPGWWSPEPRGVIPLNAGGLKVSRSLRRSCAHFEVRVDTAFEEVIAACADKRRPGRWIDRDIVRAYTRLHEWGWVHSVEAWDDKGVLAGGLYGVAVGGLFAGESMFHRQTDASKVALIRLVEILRAAGDAERRLLDVQWVTPHLESLGAVGVTREEYHRRLEVALSLPQPECFGG